The proteins below come from a single Mycolicibacterium sp. TY81 genomic window:
- a CDS encoding TIGR03564 family F420-dependent LLM class oxidoreductase, producing the protein MVRYSQVTQTGLKEHPVQISIFGSLSGLKSPVDDTVAYLAQLRDEGFRRAWFAQMPYEPDLLTVLTVGLREVDGIEVGTGVLPIQNQLPMLLAQRALTISQMTGGRLLLGLGMTHQAVTEGMWGIPWDKPVRRLNEYLDGLLPLLNGEKADATGETVTTRGALIIPGAPTPPVYIAALGPKLLQIAGRRSSGTVTWMTGPKTLAGHVGPTLRQAAADAGRADAVRVVAAIPVAVTDDVDSARKQAAEQFAIYGHLPSYRAMLDREGYAGPEDIAIIGDEQTVRDRLAELEAAGVDEYVGVTFDPSAEGRARTRAVLKKLES; encoded by the coding sequence ATGGTTCGATACTCACAGGTGACCCAAACCGGCCTCAAGGAGCATCCCGTGCAGATCAGCATTTTCGGTTCGTTGAGTGGTCTCAAATCGCCCGTCGACGACACCGTCGCGTACCTCGCCCAGTTGCGTGACGAGGGATTTCGCCGGGCCTGGTTCGCCCAGATGCCTTACGAGCCGGACCTTCTCACGGTGCTCACGGTCGGCCTGCGTGAGGTCGACGGCATCGAGGTCGGCACCGGCGTGCTGCCCATCCAGAATCAGCTCCCGATGCTGTTGGCACAGCGGGCGCTGACCATCAGCCAGATGACGGGCGGCCGCCTGCTGCTCGGGCTCGGCATGACGCACCAGGCCGTCACCGAGGGCATGTGGGGTATCCCGTGGGACAAGCCGGTCCGCCGGCTCAACGAATACCTGGACGGCCTGTTGCCGCTGTTGAACGGCGAGAAGGCCGACGCCACCGGCGAGACGGTGACCACGCGCGGCGCGCTGATCATCCCCGGTGCCCCGACGCCGCCGGTGTACATCGCCGCGCTCGGACCGAAGCTGTTGCAGATCGCCGGACGCCGGTCGTCGGGCACCGTCACCTGGATGACCGGGCCGAAAACCCTTGCGGGCCACGTCGGTCCGACGTTGCGCCAAGCCGCTGCCGACGCCGGCCGCGCCGATGCGGTCCGCGTCGTCGCGGCCATTCCGGTTGCCGTGACCGACGACGTCGACAGCGCCCGCAAGCAGGCCGCCGAGCAGTTCGCCATCTACGGTCACCTGCCGTCGTACCGCGCCATGCTCGACCGTGAGGGCTACGCCGGCCCGGAGGACATCGCGATCATCGGCGACGAGCAGACGGTGCGCGACCGCCTGGCCGAATTGGAAGCCGCCGGGGTCGACGAATACGTCGGCGTGACATTCGACCCGTCGGCCGAAGGCCGGGCCCGCACCCGTGCGGTGCTCAAAAAACTGGAATCCTGA